From the Jatrophihabitans endophyticus genome, one window contains:
- a CDS encoding SRPBCC family protein has translation MRTFVLTQDSPHAPAEAWRRITDWPAHGRWVPLTTIAVTTPAPDGEGVGTVFTARTAVGPLGFDDPMEVVAWRPPSGTTPGRCRLEKRGRVMLGWAEITVEPHRDGSRTTWTEAARPRGLPRVADRLAAVTGRLLFGRVLRRLLAA, from the coding sequence GTGCGCACCTTCGTCCTGACCCAGGACTCCCCCCACGCCCCCGCCGAGGCCTGGCGCCGGATCACCGACTGGCCCGCCCACGGTCGCTGGGTGCCGCTGACGACCATCGCCGTGACCACGCCCGCGCCCGACGGCGAGGGCGTGGGGACGGTCTTCACGGCGCGGACCGCCGTCGGCCCGCTCGGCTTCGACGACCCGATGGAGGTCGTGGCGTGGCGACCGCCGAGCGGCACCACCCCGGGTCGCTGCCGCCTGGAGAAGCGCGGCCGGGTGATGCTCGGATGGGCCGAGATCACCGTCGAGCCGCACCGCGACGGCTCACGCACGACCTGGACCGAGGCGGCCCGACCCCGTGGCCTGCCCCGCGTCGCCGACCGCCTCGCCGCCGTGACCGGCCGGCTGCTGTTCGGCCGCGTGCTCAGGAGGCTGCTCGCGGCCTGA
- a CDS encoding sulfate ABC transporter substrate-binding protein: MSTTLVRPRRLTAVLAAVTAAVVGVAACSSGSSASTVRLVAYSVPKPAYDALGKAFAKTKDGKDVEVKGSYGPSGSQSKAVIGGQKADYVGFSVEPDLTKLVDAGKVEKNWNSGPTKGLVSDSVVVIVVRQGNPLGIKGWDDLVKPGVKIVTPDPATSGSAKWNILAAYTHILSEGGTDVAAQAYLKKFYKNIVSRAQSGATATTQFTSGTGNVLISYENEAISARAKGAKLDYIVPEQSILIENPAAVTKGASDGAKKFLSYVESEAGQEIFAAHGFRPVVKSTKIPTVAGANDPSNPFPTVSKLTTIAQLGGWSAVNKKFFDEKTGIVTKIGGAG; encoded by the coding sequence ATGTCAACGACGCTCGTCCGCCCGCGCAGGCTGACCGCAGTGCTCGCCGCCGTGACCGCGGCCGTCGTCGGGGTCGCCGCGTGTTCGAGCGGGTCGAGCGCGTCGACCGTGCGCCTCGTCGCGTACTCCGTGCCCAAGCCGGCCTACGACGCGCTGGGCAAGGCGTTCGCCAAGACCAAGGACGGCAAGGACGTCGAGGTCAAGGGCTCCTACGGCCCCAGCGGCTCGCAGAGCAAGGCGGTCATCGGCGGGCAGAAGGCCGACTACGTCGGGTTCTCCGTCGAGCCCGACCTGACCAAGCTCGTCGACGCCGGCAAGGTCGAGAAGAACTGGAACTCGGGGCCGACGAAGGGCCTGGTCTCGGACTCGGTGGTCGTCATCGTCGTCCGCCAGGGCAATCCGCTCGGCATCAAGGGCTGGGACGACCTGGTCAAGCCCGGTGTCAAGATCGTGACGCCCGACCCCGCGACGTCCGGCTCGGCGAAGTGGAACATCCTCGCCGCCTACACGCACATCCTGTCAGAGGGCGGCACGGACGTCGCCGCGCAGGCGTATCTGAAGAAGTTCTACAAGAACATCGTCAGCCGTGCCCAGAGCGGCGCGACGGCCACCACGCAGTTCACCTCGGGCACCGGCAACGTCCTCATCTCCTACGAGAACGAGGCCATCAGCGCGCGGGCCAAGGGCGCCAAGCTCGACTACATCGTCCCGGAGCAGTCGATCCTCATCGAGAACCCGGCCGCGGTGACGAAGGGCGCGTCCGACGGTGCCAAGAAGTTCCTCTCCTACGTCGAGAGCGAGGCGGGGCAGGAGATCTTCGCCGCGCACGGCTTCCGCCCCGTCGTGAAGAGCACCAAGATCCCGACGGTCGCCGGCGCCAACGACCCGAGCAACCCGTTCCCGACGGTGTCGAAGCTGACGACGATCGCGCAGCTCGGCGGGTGGAGCGCGGTGAACAAGAAGTTCTTCGACGAGAAGACCGGCATCGTGACCAAGATCGGCGGGGCCGGGTGA
- a CDS encoding RtcB family protein produces the protein MERMSSKLAVFASILDDAALAQAQRTASMPFVRPHLALMPDAHLGKGATVGSVIPTDGAIIPAAVGVDIGCGMMAVRTQFGRTDLADDLPRLHAAIAAAVPLSAGGRNQQLLPGAQARVAELETLPGVAQADEVSHTWRAQLGSLGSGNHFIEVSLDEQERVWLFLHSGSRGVGNRLAQRHIAVAQEQCRRRFITLPDRDLAYLVEGEPEFERYVEALGWAQRYALLNREEMMDRVVDCLAAFQEAAVERVEQVNCHHNYTARETHFGREVWLSRKGAIDAHEGVLGLIPGSMGDLSYVVRGKGHVGSLCSSPHGAGRNHSRTAARKRFTRADLDERMTGIAWGHSDAFLDEHPEAYKPIDVVMQDAKDLVTIEHTLRQIVNVKGN, from the coding sequence ATGGAACGCATGTCCAGCAAGCTCGCCGTGTTCGCCTCGATCCTCGACGACGCGGCTCTCGCCCAGGCCCAGCGCACGGCGTCCATGCCGTTCGTCCGGCCCCATCTCGCCCTGATGCCCGACGCCCACCTGGGCAAGGGCGCCACGGTCGGCAGCGTCATCCCGACCGACGGCGCGATCATCCCGGCCGCGGTCGGCGTCGACATCGGCTGCGGCATGATGGCCGTCCGCACGCAGTTCGGCCGCACCGACCTCGCCGACGACCTGCCGCGGCTGCACGCCGCGATCGCCGCGGCGGTGCCGCTGTCGGCCGGCGGCCGCAACCAGCAGCTCCTGCCGGGCGCGCAGGCCCGCGTCGCCGAGCTCGAGACGCTGCCCGGCGTCGCGCAGGCCGACGAGGTCTCGCACACCTGGCGTGCACAGTTGGGCAGCCTGGGCTCGGGAAACCACTTCATCGAGGTCAGCCTCGACGAGCAGGAGCGGGTGTGGCTGTTCCTGCACTCGGGTTCGCGCGGGGTCGGCAACCGGCTGGCGCAGCGCCACATCGCAGTGGCGCAGGAGCAGTGCCGGCGGCGCTTCATCACCCTGCCCGACCGCGACCTCGCCTACCTGGTTGAGGGCGAGCCCGAGTTCGAGCGCTACGTCGAGGCGCTCGGCTGGGCGCAGCGGTACGCGTTGCTCAACCGCGAGGAGATGATGGACCGCGTCGTCGACTGCCTCGCCGCATTCCAGGAGGCGGCGGTCGAGCGCGTCGAGCAGGTGAACTGCCATCACAACTACACCGCGCGCGAGACCCACTTCGGGCGCGAGGTATGGCTCTCCCGCAAGGGTGCGATCGACGCGCACGAGGGCGTCCTCGGGCTGATCCCCGGGTCGATGGGTGACCTCTCCTACGTCGTCCGCGGCAAGGGCCACGTCGGCTCGCTATGCTCGTCGCCGCACGGCGCGGGACGCAACCACTCGCGCACGGCCGCGCGCAAGCGGTTCACCCGCGCCGACCTCGACGAGCGCATGACCGGCATCGCCTGGGGGCACTCCGATGCGTTCCTCGATGAGCACCCGGAGGCCTACAAGCCCATCGACGTGGTGATGCAGGACGCGAAGGACCTGGTGACGATCGAGCACACGCTGCGCCAGATCGTCAACGTGAAGGGCAACTGA
- the rpsO gene encoding 30S ribosomal protein S15, translating into MALAQDVKKQIIAEYGSADGDTGSAEVQVALLSRRIRDLTEHLKAHKHDHHSRRGLLLLVGQRRRLLNYLAKTDINRYRSIVERLGLRR; encoded by the coding sequence GTGGCGCTGGCCCAGGATGTCAAGAAGCAGATCATCGCCGAGTACGGCTCCGCCGACGGCGACACCGGGTCGGCCGAGGTGCAGGTGGCGCTGCTGTCGCGGCGCATCCGCGACCTCACCGAGCACTTGAAGGCCCATAAGCACGACCACCACAGCCGGCGCGGCCTGCTGCTGCTGGTCGGCCAGCGTCGCCGACTGCTCAACTACCTCGCCAAGACCGACATCAACCGCTACCGCTCGATCGTCGAGCGGCTCGGTCTGCGCCGCTAG
- a CDS encoding RrF2 family transcriptional regulator encodes MQISAKTDYAVRALLSLAAREPELVKIDTIVTEQGMPRKFVEAILGELRRAGIVRSQRGAEGGYALARPAKEVTLGSVLRAVDGPLAEVRGLRPHETNYAGVAEHLPEVWVAVRSSLRRVLDETTLAQVLTGSLPAHVKRLNEAPDAWLPR; translated from the coding sequence GTGCAGATCTCGGCGAAGACAGACTACGCAGTGCGTGCCCTGCTCAGCCTCGCCGCGCGGGAGCCCGAGCTCGTCAAGATCGACACGATCGTCACCGAGCAGGGCATGCCGCGCAAGTTCGTCGAGGCCATCCTGGGCGAGCTGCGCCGGGCGGGCATCGTGCGCAGCCAGCGCGGGGCCGAGGGCGGCTACGCGCTCGCCCGCCCCGCCAAGGAGGTCACCCTCGGCTCGGTGCTGCGTGCGGTCGACGGGCCCCTGGCCGAGGTGCGTGGCCTGCGCCCGCACGAGACGAATTACGCGGGGGTCGCCGAGCACCTGCCCGAGGTGTGGGTCGCGGTGCGCTCGAGCCTGCGCCGTGTGCTGGACGAGACGACGCTCGCGCAGGTGCTGACCGGCTCGCTGCCCGCGCACGTGAAGCGGCTCAACGAGGCGCCGGACGCCTGGCTGCCGCGGTGA
- a CDS encoding polyribonucleotide nucleotidyltransferase produces MTEVQDQEAGVFETEAVIDNGKFGKRSIRFETGRLAKQAAGSVVAYLDDDTMLLSATTAGKKPREGFDFFPLTVDVEERMYAAGRIPGSFFRREGRPSEDAILTCRLIDRPLRPTFIKGLRNEVQVVITVMALNPDHAYDVLAINAASASTQISGLPFNGPVGGTRVALVDGQWVGFPTHSELERASFDMVVAGRALDNGDVAIMMVEAEATEGVIELIAGGATQPTEEVVAQGLEAAKPFIAELCRAQQELATNAAKPVQEFPVFLDYTDEVYDAVRDEVEAEVAAALTIADKQERELKLDDIKESVKDALGQRFEDRFGEISPAFRALNKKLVRQRILREKVRIDGRGLADIRTLSAEVEVIPRVHGSALFQRGETQILGVTTLNMLGLEQKLDTLSPNRTKRYMHNYNFPPYSTGETGRVGSPKRREIGHGALAERALLPVLPGRDEFPYAIRQVSEALGSNGSTSMGSVCASTLGLLNAGVPLKAPVAGIAMGLVSDEVDGKTEYVALTDILGAEDAFGDMDFKVAGTKEFVTALQLDTKLDGIPSEVLAAALTQARDARLHILDVMAEAIDGPDEMSPYAPRVTVVKIPVDKIGAVIGPKGQMINAIQDETGADITIEDDGTIYVGAADGPSAAAAVDRINAIANPQMPKVGERFLGTVVKTAAFGAFVSLLPGKDGLVHISKLGRGKRIGKVEDVVNVGDKIQVEILEIDQRGKISLGLVDDKPADETPAEASAEA; encoded by the coding sequence GTGACAGAGGTTCAAGACCAAGAAGCCGGTGTCTTCGAGACCGAGGCCGTGATCGACAACGGCAAATTCGGCAAGCGCAGCATCCGCTTCGAGACCGGCAGGCTGGCCAAGCAGGCCGCCGGTTCCGTCGTCGCCTACCTCGACGACGACACCATGCTGCTGTCGGCCACCACGGCCGGCAAGAAGCCTCGTGAGGGCTTCGACTTCTTCCCGCTGACGGTCGACGTCGAGGAGCGCATGTACGCCGCGGGGCGCATCCCCGGCTCGTTCTTCCGTCGCGAGGGCCGTCCGTCCGAGGATGCAATCCTCACCTGCCGGCTCATCGACCGGCCGCTGCGGCCCACGTTCATCAAGGGCCTGCGCAACGAGGTCCAGGTCGTCATCACCGTCATGGCGCTCAACCCCGACCACGCCTACGACGTGCTCGCGATCAACGCGGCGTCGGCGTCGACGCAGATCTCCGGACTGCCGTTCAACGGCCCCGTCGGCGGCACCCGCGTCGCCCTCGTCGACGGTCAGTGGGTCGGTTTCCCGACGCACTCCGAGCTCGAGCGCGCGTCGTTCGACATGGTCGTCGCCGGTCGCGCGCTGGACAACGGCGACGTCGCGATCATGATGGTCGAGGCCGAGGCCACCGAGGGCGTCATCGAGCTGATCGCCGGCGGCGCCACCCAGCCGACCGAGGAGGTCGTCGCCCAGGGGCTCGAGGCGGCCAAGCCGTTCATCGCCGAGCTGTGCCGCGCGCAACAGGAGCTCGCCACCAACGCTGCGAAGCCGGTGCAGGAGTTCCCCGTCTTCCTCGACTACACCGACGAGGTCTACGACGCCGTTCGCGACGAGGTCGAGGCCGAGGTCGCCGCCGCGCTGACCATCGCCGACAAGCAGGAGCGCGAGCTCAAGCTCGACGACATCAAGGAGTCCGTCAAGGACGCCCTGGGGCAGCGCTTCGAGGACCGCTTCGGCGAGATCAGCCCCGCGTTCCGTGCGCTCAACAAGAAGCTCGTGCGGCAGCGCATCCTGCGCGAGAAGGTGCGCATCGACGGCCGTGGGCTCGCCGACATCCGCACGCTCTCGGCCGAGGTCGAGGTCATCCCGCGGGTGCACGGCTCGGCGCTGTTCCAGCGCGGCGAGACGCAGATTCTCGGCGTCACGACGCTGAACATGCTGGGGCTCGAGCAGAAGCTCGACACGCTCTCGCCGAACCGCACCAAGCGCTACATGCACAACTACAACTTCCCGCCGTACTCGACCGGTGAGACCGGCCGCGTCGGCTCGCCGAAGCGCCGCGAGATCGGCCACGGCGCGCTCGCCGAGCGGGCGCTGCTGCCGGTGCTGCCCGGCCGCGACGAGTTCCCGTACGCGATCCGGCAGGTCTCCGAGGCCCTCGGCTCCAACGGCTCGACGTCCATGGGCTCGGTCTGCGCGTCCACCCTCGGCCTGCTCAACGCCGGCGTGCCGCTCAAGGCGCCGGTCGCCGGCATCGCCATGGGTCTCGTCTCCGACGAGGTCGACGGCAAGACCGAGTACGTCGCGCTCACCGACATCCTCGGGGCCGAGGACGCCTTCGGCGACATGGACTTCAAGGTCGCCGGCACCAAGGAGTTCGTGACGGCGCTGCAGCTCGACACCAAGCTCGACGGCATCCCGTCCGAGGTGCTCGCGGCTGCGCTCACGCAGGCCCGCGACGCTCGGCTGCACATCCTCGACGTCATGGCCGAGGCCATCGACGGCCCGGACGAGATGAGCCCGTACGCGCCCCGCGTCACGGTCGTGAAGATCCCGGTCGACAAGATCGGCGCGGTCATCGGCCCCAAGGGCCAGATGATCAACGCGATCCAGGACGAGACCGGCGCCGACATCACCATCGAGGACGACGGCACGATCTACGTCGGTGCCGCCGACGGCCCGTCCGCCGCCGCGGCGGTCGACCGCATCAACGCGATCGCCAACCCGCAGATGCCCAAGGTGGGCGAGCGCTTCCTCGGCACCGTCGTCAAGACGGCCGCCTTCGGCGCGTTCGTCTCGCTGCTCCCGGGCAAGGACGGCCTGGTGCACATCTCGAAGCTGGGGCGCGGCAAGCGCATCGGCAAGGTCGAGGACGTCGTCAACGTCGGCGACAAGATCCAGGTCGAGATCCTCGAGATCGACCAGCGCGGCAAGATCAGCCTCGGGCTGGTCGACGACAAGCCGGCCGACGAGACACCGGCCGAGGCGTCCGCCGAAGCCTGA
- a CDS encoding MFS transporter codes for MRSPLRELPVEVRALTGVGFMVALGFGLVAPALPLFAREFGVGRTLAGLVVSAFALTRLLMAPVVGRLVDALGERVLLASGIGIVAVSSLLAGFSQTYWQLLVLRGAGGAGSIMFSVAAASLLVRVTPDHLRGRAQGVWAGSFLLGMIAGPAVGTVATFSLRAPFFLYAGTLLVAGTIGLTALRGSELAERRTQRSAPLTLGPALRNRSYRAALAAAFAGGFAIIGARTSIVPQYVTDELGLDHGWAYAAFLVTSLVSGALLLPLGRLADTRGRRPVVAVGLLVAVAGFVVLPTAPAVGGLVVAAVLLGVAGAADSVGPGAMMGDVVGGRGGTVVALFQMSGDLGAVLGPVIAGWVADGGGYGSTFALNAVVCALPLLLVAIAPETLRDGRAAAGVTAAAASPADTAT; via the coding sequence GTGCGCTCACCGCTGCGCGAACTGCCCGTCGAGGTGCGCGCCCTCACCGGCGTCGGCTTCATGGTCGCGCTGGGCTTCGGGCTGGTGGCCCCGGCGCTGCCGCTGTTCGCGCGCGAGTTCGGCGTCGGACGCACGCTCGCCGGCCTGGTGGTCAGCGCGTTCGCGTTGACGCGCCTGCTCATGGCGCCGGTCGTCGGCCGTCTGGTCGACGCGCTCGGCGAGCGGGTGCTGCTGGCGAGCGGCATCGGCATCGTCGCCGTCTCCAGCCTGCTCGCCGGCTTCTCGCAGACCTATTGGCAGCTGCTGGTGCTGCGCGGCGCGGGCGGCGCGGGCTCGATCATGTTCAGCGTCGCCGCGGCGAGCCTGCTCGTCCGCGTGACGCCGGACCACCTCCGTGGCCGGGCGCAGGGCGTCTGGGCCGGGTCGTTCCTGCTCGGCATGATCGCCGGCCCGGCCGTCGGCACCGTCGCCACGTTCTCGCTGCGGGCGCCGTTCTTCCTCTACGCGGGGACGCTGCTGGTCGCCGGGACCATTGGGCTGACGGCGCTGCGCGGCAGTGAACTCGCCGAGCGGCGCACGCAACGTAGCGCGCCGCTCACGCTCGGTCCCGCGCTGCGCAACCGGTCCTACCGCGCCGCGCTCGCCGCGGCGTTCGCCGGCGGCTTCGCCATCATCGGCGCCCGGACCTCGATCGTGCCCCAGTACGTCACCGACGAGCTGGGCCTCGACCACGGCTGGGCCTACGCCGCGTTCCTGGTGACCAGCCTCGTCAGCGGCGCGTTGCTGCTGCCGCTCGGCCGCCTCGCCGACACCCGCGGCCGCCGCCCGGTCGTGGCGGTCGGGCTGCTCGTCGCGGTGGCGGGGTTCGTGGTGCTGCCGACCGCGCCGGCCGTCGGCGGGCTGGTCGTGGCCGCGGTGCTGCTCGGCGTCGCCGGTGCGGCGGACTCGGTGGGGCCTGGCGCGATGATGGGCGACGTCGTCGGCGGCCGGGGCGGGACGGTCGTCGCCCTGTTCCAGATGTCCGGCGACCTCGGCGCGGTGCTGGGGCCCGTGATCGCCGGCTGGGTCGCCGACGGTGGGGGGTACGGCTCGACCTTCGCGCTGAACGCCGTGGTCTGCGCGCTCCCGTTACTGCTCGTCGCGATCGCTCCCGAGACGCTGCGCGACGGTCGCGCGGCGGCCGGTGTGACCGCCGCCGCGGCGTCCCCGGCCGATACCGCGACCTGA
- a CDS encoding ABC transporter permease translates to MTAQLDAGTTGEGDATAPAGTTRRRRSARGPRAGMPIRRGAGVTLGLVTLWLTLLVLLPLIAVVGKAFDDGWSGFWSAITNPSAATALRLTVGLSLIVAIVGAVMGTVVAWVLVREPFRGSRLLDLVIDIPFALPTIVAGIVMLAVYGSGGVGPDLFGTRLGLFVTLLFVTLPFTVRTVQPVLLDLDRDAEQAAASLGASPAVVFRRIVLPQLRPALASGAALAFARALGEYGSLVFISSNLANTKVASALIYGKYQDAENPLALQQGAAISTVLLLASAIVLVLLDLVQRRAARRG, encoded by the coding sequence GTGACGGCACAGCTCGACGCCGGCACGACCGGCGAGGGCGACGCGACGGCGCCGGCGGGGACGACCCGTCGGCGCCGTAGCGCACGCGGCCCCCGGGCGGGGATGCCGATCCGGCGCGGGGCGGGGGTGACGCTCGGGCTGGTGACGCTGTGGCTCACCCTCCTGGTGCTGCTGCCGTTGATCGCCGTCGTCGGCAAGGCCTTCGACGACGGCTGGTCGGGCTTTTGGTCGGCGATCACGAACCCGTCCGCGGCGACCGCGCTCCGGTTGACCGTGGGGCTGTCGCTCATTGTCGCGATCGTCGGTGCCGTCATGGGCACCGTCGTCGCCTGGGTGCTGGTCCGCGAACCGTTCCGCGGGTCGCGGCTGCTCGACCTCGTGATCGACATCCCGTTCGCCTTGCCGACCATCGTCGCCGGCATCGTCATGCTCGCCGTGTACGGCAGCGGAGGTGTCGGCCCCGACCTCTTCGGCACCCGCCTCGGCCTGTTCGTCACGTTGCTGTTCGTGACGCTGCCCTTCACGGTGCGCACCGTGCAACCCGTCCTGCTCGACCTCGACCGCGACGCCGAGCAGGCCGCCGCGTCGCTCGGCGCCTCGCCCGCGGTCGTGTTTCGGCGCATCGTCCTGCCCCAGCTGCGCCCCGCGCTCGCCTCGGGAGCCGCGCTCGCGTTCGCCCGGGCGCTCGGCGAATACGGCTCGCTGGTGTTCATCTCGAGCAACCTCGCCAACACGAAGGTGGCGTCGGCGCTCATCTACGGCAAGTACCAGGACGCCGAGAACCCGCTCGCGCTGCAGCAGGGCGCCGCGATCTCCACCGTGCTGCTGCTGGCCAGCGCGATCGTGCTGGTGCTGCTCGACCTCGTCCAGCGGCGGGCGGCCCGCCGTGGCTGA
- a CDS encoding sulfate ABC transporter permease subunit translates to MADVVTVPGATDTRPRRPAADRATSPVGWVLRVLAVLWVAVLVLVPLVIILKRAFQPGLSTFFDALADPDAQHAFQVTAVVAGSAVVIDVVFGVAAAVLLARYRFPGRRLLSAFIDLPVAVSPIIVGLALVLVYGPQGWFGDALTDTPLQIINAKPGMVLATVFVSLPMVVRAVEPVLTQAGTEQEQAASSLGANAAQRFVRITLPTIRIALLYGTVLAIARCLGEYGAVLIVSGNVAGVSETAPLLIGNLIDNEQDYDSAYAVASVLVLIALAAIALSALIRRWGRSR, encoded by the coding sequence GTGGCTGACGTCGTGACGGTCCCCGGCGCGACCGACACCCGCCCGCGCCGGCCGGCGGCCGATCGTGCGACCTCGCCGGTCGGCTGGGTGCTGCGGGTGCTGGCGGTGCTGTGGGTCGCCGTCCTCGTCCTCGTCCCGCTGGTCATCATCCTCAAGCGGGCCTTCCAGCCCGGCCTGAGCACCTTCTTCGACGCGCTCGCCGACCCCGACGCGCAGCACGCCTTCCAGGTCACGGCCGTGGTGGCCGGCAGTGCGGTCGTCATCGACGTCGTGTTCGGCGTCGCCGCGGCCGTGCTGCTCGCCCGCTACCGCTTCCCGGGGCGGCGGCTGCTCAGCGCCTTCATCGACCTGCCGGTGGCGGTGTCGCCGATCATCGTCGGTCTCGCGCTGGTGCTCGTCTACGGCCCGCAGGGCTGGTTCGGCGACGCGCTCACCGACACGCCGCTGCAGATCATCAACGCCAAGCCCGGCATGGTGCTCGCCACCGTCTTCGTGTCGCTGCCGATGGTGGTGCGCGCGGTCGAGCCAGTGCTCACGCAGGCCGGCACCGAGCAGGAACAGGCCGCCTCGTCGCTCGGCGCCAACGCCGCCCAGCGGTTCGTGCGGATCACGCTGCCCACCATCCGCATCGCTCTGCTCTACGGCACGGTGCTGGCCATCGCCCGCTGCCTCGGCGAGTACGGCGCGGTGCTCATCGTGTCCGGCAACGTCGCCGGGGTCTCGGAGACGGCGCCGCTGCTCATCGGCAACCTGATCGACAACGAGCAGGACTACGACTCGGCCTATGCCGTGGCCTCCGTGCTCGTGCTGATCGCGCTGGCCGCGATCGCGCTGTCCGCCCTGATCCGTCGGTGGGGACGGTCCCGGTGA
- a CDS encoding sulfate/molybdate ABC transporter ATP-binding protein, translating into MSIEVRGVGKRFGDFVALDDVDLSVESGALTALLGPSGGGKSTLLRIVAGLEKPDTGTVLIAGEDATRKAPRHRDVGFVFQHYAAFTHLSVYRNVAFGLEIRKRPKADIDKRVRELLELVHLEQFADRLPAQLSGGQRQRMALARALAVEPKVLLLDEPFGALDAKVRKELRDWLRRLHDEVHVTTVFVTHDQEEALEVSDEIVVINNGHIEQVGSPDDLYDKPANDFVMSFLGPVTTLDGRLVRPHDIDVRGEPSADAVAATVSRVQRVGFEIRAEMDTPGTGEGTWVQLNRGQSEALRLQEGSKVWLTTAPNSTSIPAGA; encoded by the coding sequence ATGAGTATCGAGGTCCGTGGCGTCGGCAAGCGGTTCGGCGACTTCGTCGCGCTGGACGACGTCGACCTGTCCGTCGAGTCCGGGGCGCTGACGGCGCTGCTGGGGCCGAGCGGTGGCGGCAAGTCGACGCTGCTGCGCATCGTCGCCGGCCTCGAGAAGCCCGACACCGGGACGGTGTTGATCGCCGGCGAGGACGCCACGCGCAAAGCGCCGCGCCACCGCGACGTCGGCTTCGTCTTCCAGCACTACGCGGCGTTCACGCATCTGTCCGTGTACCGCAACGTCGCCTTCGGTCTGGAGATCCGCAAGCGGCCCAAGGCCGACATCGACAAGCGGGTACGCGAGCTGCTGGAGCTCGTGCACCTCGAGCAGTTCGCCGACCGGCTGCCGGCGCAGCTGTCCGGCGGTCAGCGGCAGCGCATGGCGCTCGCCCGCGCGCTCGCGGTCGAGCCGAAGGTGTTGCTGCTCGATGAGCCGTTCGGCGCGCTGGACGCCAAGGTGCGCAAGGAGCTGCGCGACTGGCTGCGCCGGCTGCACGACGAGGTGCACGTGACGACCGTGTTCGTCACCCACGACCAGGAGGAGGCCCTGGAGGTCTCCGACGAGATCGTCGTCATCAACAACGGCCACATCGAGCAGGTCGGCAGCCCGGACGACCTGTACGACAAGCCCGCGAACGACTTCGTGATGTCCTTCCTAGGCCCCGTCACCACGCTGGACGGCCGGCTCGTCCGCCCGCACGACATCGACGTCCGCGGCGAGCCGAGCGCGGACGCGGTCGCGGCGACGGTGAGCCGGGTGCAGCGGGTCGGATTCGAGATCCGGGCCGAGATGGACACGCCGGGCACGGGGGAGGGCACCTGGGTGCAGCTCAACCGCGGCCAGAGCGAGGCGCTGCGGCTGCAGGAGGGCAGCAAGGTGTGGCTGACGACCGCACCGAACAGCACGTCGATCCCGGCCGGCGCCTGA